GGTTCTTATATATactaatttatatattataatataatctCATAATACTTTGAACTATATTTCCTTTCGCCAAACATTTCTACTTTTATGcataaatcattttttccgaATAGTATATttaggccaaaaaaaagacaaaacaattgtaaaagaaattaacagATGCATAATGCATTCAGTGGAAGTTTATATTCAAGCTCGAAGTACAGAATTAACTAAAGATGTTTGTTTAGAATTATATTACGATATAAGCAGTGAgcttgataaaaaattttcggaATTGCAGAGTGCTGGAGATGCAGATATACGCAAAAAATGTTATGATTtagataattatataaatacaatAAAAGAAGAATACAAAAGATGTGAGAAGCATGTTCCAAAAGATGATATAAATATTGACAATTATATTAAAGAATTATCAACTACACATGATAAATATACTAAATGTTCTAGTGCATCGACATCCAATGGTAAGGAAGGTGATATATCGAAACCtgaaacaaaagaattaTGTACAGATCCAGTGGGATGCGCAAAGGAACAAGTTCCAccacaagaaaaaatattagaatcaagttgtaaaaaagatTCATCTGAATCCGGCTGTTTACATCaggaggaaattttaaaacaaaatgtggAACTTTCTGCTCTATCTGACAATACGACTACAGAGCAGAAAACCACCGTTGCATCTACAGCAAGTACATTAGATGATCCTCTAGTGCCTAACTGTCCCTTATGTAATTCTTCAGATATCAGAGTAATTCCTTCTCCGAGTTGTCCATCACAAGCTAAACCTAACCCCAGTTCAGACGTAATATCAAACAACCTCTCACTTTACGTACCCAATAATGAACAATATAGTATACCTCTTGTCGATGTTAAATATTCttataatagtaataatgGTTATGAACCTTCCAATGGCTGCAATAGTgatgaaattataattaatctTCTTAAAGACCCTTTACCAAAACCTAAATATATAAGTAGAATTCACGAATCAGTTAATGGAAGAACTTCCGATGATGTTGTTACCTCTAAAAATTCTCTAGTTACTCATTATTCTGAGGGGTCTAAGTTCACTGGAAAGTCCGATCATCACCACAATTCTGTACAACCTGTATCATTTCCACCAGAGATAcccttaaaaataaattctctAGATGAAGAAGATAATAAAATAGTTCCAGACAGTTCAGGACATTCATCTGGTCATAAACATTTAATTTCACAAGAGCAAGGAGATCATCAAAAAGATTCACACAAGCATGGTAAGTTTAGCTAGGAAAATATTGAACGTTCAAATATAAATCCAATTGAAACTAATAGTTATTCATATTATGAAACATCTACATTACATAATGTTAATACATTAAATAAAACAGCAGATTCTACAGTCGGAAATATTTCTAGAGAAGGTGgcatattaatattaaatgacACACCACCTGGAGAAAATTCACTTACAGAGTATATCAAATACATTATAACCATTCTAGGAgctattatattatttctctttttattaaaagtaaataaacGATTGCGTGTAATAAATATGGTTAATATCTTCATAATCATTTATTTAacttataatttaaaaattttaatttccttatATTATAGTTCACACCTTTGAAATTTATATTCAataaaaggaaggagaaaaaagaagaaaaagaaaagaaagattACAGAGAATATTGTCAGGACCAACACATTATGAAAATGATATCTATATGCAATACAGCCCTTATCAATATTACGAGTGGAACGATCcacaataaaattaaagaccACAAtgagaaataataaatgacaaataaaaataagttatcTCGAATTAGTATGAACCATAAATGCAGAG
This DNA window, taken from Plasmodium cynomolgi strain B DNA, scaffold: 0584, whole genome shotgun sequence, encodes the following:
- a CDS encoding hypothetical protein (putative) — protein: MHSVEVYIQARSTELTKDVCLELYYDISSELDKKFSELQSAGDADIRKKCYDLDNYINTIKEEYKRCEKHVPKDDINIDNYIKELSTTHDKYTKCSSASTSNGKEGDISKPETKELCTDPVGCAKEQVPPQEKILESSCKKDSSESGCLHQEEILKQNVELSALSDNTTTEQKTTVASTASTLDDPLVPNCPLCNSSDIRVIPSPSCPSQAKPNPSSDVISNNLSLYVPNNEQYIIMVMNLPMAAIVMKL